A single genomic interval of Amycolatopsis albispora harbors:
- a CDS encoding cytochrome P450 produces MAESILSADTGLDAVRALYDWGTYQRATEPVIFDAGSGAWHVFSFEEAERVFTDRKIFSSEFPREVSVNDDLIEGNLALTDPPRHTELRGLVSKRFTARAITELRDEIDTIITGLLDNLSGDTGIDFVDEFSYRLPASVIAHVLGLPRADVPLFKRWSFAQLSEQRTQAVEAEGQHDVARSVLAEMREYFAEQVRDRRANPRDDLITALAHAEIHGVRLSDEELIGFLRLLLTGGDMTTCSLITSAVLCFDGRAGLLDRLREDPGLIPAAVEEVARYRPPFARVARWTTAETELGGVRVPAGQVVLPWLTSANRDERKFADAEEFRVDRHPNPHLSFGRGVHFCLGVHLSKLEAQRALAQLAARFEDIAVRTDEPLRHFDPAGGVLALAALPVDFRARSSSRP; encoded by the coding sequence ATGGCAGAGTCGATCTTGAGCGCGGACACCGGACTGGACGCGGTGCGGGCGCTGTATGACTGGGGCACCTACCAGCGGGCCACCGAGCCGGTGATCTTCGACGCCGGTTCCGGCGCCTGGCATGTCTTTTCCTTCGAGGAGGCCGAACGGGTCTTCACCGACCGCAAGATCTTCTCCAGCGAGTTCCCCCGCGAGGTCTCGGTCAACGACGACCTCATCGAGGGCAACCTGGCCCTGACCGACCCGCCCCGGCACACCGAGCTGCGCGGGCTGGTGAGCAAGCGGTTCACCGCGCGCGCCATCACCGAGCTGCGGGACGAGATCGACACCATCATCACCGGATTGCTGGACAACCTGTCCGGCGACACCGGCATCGACTTCGTCGACGAGTTCTCCTACCGGCTCCCGGCCAGCGTGATCGCCCATGTGCTCGGGCTGCCGCGCGCGGACGTGCCGCTGTTCAAGCGGTGGAGTTTCGCGCAGCTGTCCGAGCAGCGGACGCAGGCCGTCGAAGCCGAGGGGCAGCACGACGTCGCGCGCTCGGTGCTCGCCGAGATGCGCGAGTACTTCGCCGAGCAGGTGCGGGACCGCCGGGCGAACCCGCGGGACGACCTGATCACCGCGCTGGCCCACGCCGAGATCCACGGTGTCCGCCTCTCCGACGAGGAACTCATCGGTTTTCTCCGCCTGCTGCTCACCGGCGGGGACATGACCACCTGCTCGCTGATCACCAGCGCGGTGCTGTGCTTCGACGGCCGGGCCGGCCTGCTCGACCGGCTGCGCGAGGACCCCGGGCTCATCCCCGCCGCGGTGGAGGAGGTGGCCAGGTACCGGCCGCCGTTCGCCAGGGTGGCCCGGTGGACCACGGCCGAGACCGAGCTCGGCGGGGTCCGCGTCCCGGCGGGGCAGGTGGTGCTGCCCTGGCTGACCTCGGCCAACCGCGACGAGCGGAAGTTCGCCGACGCCGAGGAGTTCCGGGTGGACCGCCACCCCAACCCGCATCTGAGCTTCGGCCGCGGGGTCCACTTCTGCCTCGGCGTTCATCTGTCCAAATTGGAGGCTCAGCGCGCGCTGGCGCAGCTGGCCGCCCGCTTCGAGGACATCGCGGTCCGGACCGACGAACCCCTGCGGCACTTCGATCCCGCGGGCGGGGTGCTGGCGCTGGCCGCGCTGCCGGTGGATTTCCGCGCCCGATCCTCCAGCCGGCCATGA
- a CDS encoding glycosyltransferase, which yields MKALIYAYGSRGDVQPYLALAHALNQAGHEAVLAAPERFAKHAAEYGVDYVPRNQELLDFYVNDPDLSTWLRNQGDNKAATRAVRKRALAKLSKEFIRCFPGILREISAAAPADADVVVQSYEGLPFEQGHHVAEKLGVPTVLATLFPNYVPSAHYPARYLPSDREFPRVVRRLSHFPVRVLRPIGKMAVDMWRDEVLGLPARRGQHNRLRRPDGGPVPVLHGFSPELVPPAPDWPPWVATTGFWYVPPREGFTPPRELLRFLEAGETPLCVSFGTVRGIDPRHAGQLVLEAIRRVGMRAVVIRASGSLEIDDPPQDVLVTDDIPYWWLFARVRAVVHAAGVGVINEALRIGIPQIACPVHNEQLMWAVHAHRAGVAPPPIRNRDLNPANLAAAIRTAVGDESISARARELATRVSAENGAERAVAVLEHLLAHRDTLLTARPHRAKVAKQ from the coding sequence GTGAAAGCCCTGATCTACGCCTACGGCTCACGAGGTGACGTGCAGCCCTATCTGGCGCTGGCGCACGCGCTGAACCAGGCCGGGCACGAAGCCGTTCTCGCCGCTCCGGAGCGGTTCGCCAAGCACGCCGCGGAGTACGGCGTGGACTACGTGCCACGCAACCAGGAACTGCTCGACTTCTACGTCAACGATCCCGACCTGTCCACCTGGCTGCGCAACCAGGGGGACAACAAGGCGGCCACCCGTGCGGTCCGCAAGCGGGCACTGGCGAAGCTGTCGAAGGAGTTCATCCGCTGCTTTCCCGGCATACTCCGGGAAATCTCGGCCGCGGCGCCGGCGGACGCCGACGTGGTCGTCCAGTCCTACGAGGGACTGCCGTTCGAGCAGGGGCACCACGTCGCCGAAAAGCTCGGTGTGCCGACCGTGCTGGCCACCCTGTTCCCGAACTACGTGCCCTCGGCCCACTACCCGGCGCGGTACCTGCCGTCGGATCGCGAGTTCCCGCGGGTGGTGCGGCGGCTGAGCCACTTCCCGGTGCGGGTACTGCGGCCGATCGGGAAGATGGCGGTGGACATGTGGCGGGACGAGGTGCTGGGCCTGCCCGCCCGCCGCGGCCAGCACAACCGGCTGCGCCGCCCGGACGGCGGCCCGGTGCCGGTGCTCCACGGCTTCAGCCCCGAACTCGTGCCCCCGGCGCCGGACTGGCCGCCGTGGGTGGCGACCACCGGGTTCTGGTACGTGCCGCCACGCGAGGGCTTCACCCCGCCCCGTGAGCTGCTCCGGTTCCTGGAAGCCGGGGAAACGCCGCTGTGCGTCAGTTTCGGCACGGTGCGGGGAATCGATCCCCGGCACGCGGGCCAGCTGGTGCTGGAGGCGATCCGGCGGGTCGGCATGCGCGCGGTGGTGATCCGGGCTTCCGGCAGCCTGGAGATCGACGACCCGCCCCAGGACGTGCTGGTCACCGACGACATTCCCTACTGGTGGCTGTTCGCCAGGGTGCGCGCGGTGGTGCACGCGGCCGGGGTGGGCGTGATCAACGAGGCCCTGCGCATCGGAATTCCGCAGATCGCCTGCCCTGTCCACAATGAACAGTTGATGTGGGCGGTGCACGCGCATCGCGCCGGTGTCGCGCCGCCGCCGATTCGCAACCGCGATCTGAATCCGGCGAATTTGGCCGCCGCGATCCGGACGGCGGTCGGTGACGAGTCCATTTCCGCCAGGGCGCGGGAACTGGCCACCAGGGTTTCCGCGGAGAACGGCGCCGAGCGCGCGGTGGCCGTGCTGGAACACCTTCTCGCGCACCGCGACACGCTGCTGACCGCCCGGCCGCACCGTGCTAAGGTGGCAAAACAGTAG
- a CDS encoding glycosyltransferase, producing the protein MRVLVYTYGTRGDVQPYLALAHALAARGHHAVLSAPALYADLAAGYGVEFAPRDDAIIRMYLEDPEVQYTMAYQGSGDPGYRKRGRRASTRLRRTLRTRLPKMLQDTSAAAAGGADLVVAGYYQWELGQHVAEHLGVPLVMTSLWPNCVPTRYYASELVPFGMRLPEPLCRLSYLPMRNFQVGRRIVDEWRENTLGLPRRRGRHNRMRTPTGERVPFLHGFSPLVVPPASDWRGEVHTTGFWRLPPAGDWTPPAELTGFLDGDTPTVFVGFGSLLSRDAAETGRIIRDAVAGAGVRAVVRRDKNIDATLLGPDVLLVDEAPYDWLFPRMDAVVHGGGVGTVNDALAAGVPQVPIPHTSEQEAWCRRVHELGVATAPVRQRDLTADGLAAALRAATRDQAMTAAAGRLGSRIQAEDGAGTAARALESMVREPAPVR; encoded by the coding sequence ATGAGAGTCCTCGTCTACACCTACGGCACGCGCGGTGACGTGCAGCCGTACCTGGCACTGGCGCACGCCCTCGCCGCACGCGGTCACCACGCCGTGCTGTCCGCCCCGGCGCTGTACGCCGACCTGGCCGCGGGGTACGGCGTCGAGTTCGCCCCGCGTGACGACGCGATCATCCGGATGTACCTGGAGGATCCGGAAGTCCAGTACACGATGGCGTACCAGGGCAGCGGCGATCCCGGTTACCGCAAGCGCGGGCGGCGGGCGAGCACCCGGCTGCGGCGGACGCTGCGCACCCGGCTGCCGAAGATGCTGCAGGACACCTCGGCCGCCGCGGCGGGCGGCGCCGATCTGGTGGTGGCCGGGTACTACCAGTGGGAACTGGGCCAGCACGTCGCCGAGCACCTCGGCGTGCCGCTGGTGATGACCTCCCTGTGGCCGAACTGCGTGCCCACCCGCTACTACGCCAGCGAGCTGGTGCCCTTCGGCATGCGCCTGCCCGAGCCGCTCTGCCGCCTGAGCTACCTGCCGATGCGGAACTTCCAGGTGGGGCGCCGGATCGTGGACGAGTGGCGGGAGAACACGCTCGGCCTGCCGCGGCGCCGCGGCCGCCACAACCGGATGCGGACGCCCACCGGCGAGCGGGTCCCGTTCCTGCACGGCTTCAGCCCCCTGGTGGTGCCGCCGGCCTCGGACTGGCGCGGGGAAGTGCACACCACCGGGTTCTGGCGGCTGCCCCCGGCCGGTGACTGGACGCCCCCGGCGGAGCTGACCGGGTTCCTCGACGGCGACACCCCGACGGTGTTCGTGGGCTTCGGCAGCCTGCTCAGCCGGGACGCCGCCGAGACCGGCCGGATCATCCGCGACGCGGTCGCCGGCGCCGGGGTGCGGGCGGTGGTCCGGCGGGACAAGAACATCGACGCCACGCTGCTCGGCCCGGACGTGCTCCTGGTCGACGAAGCACCCTACGACTGGCTCTTCCCGCGGATGGACGCGGTGGTGCACGGCGGCGGTGTCGGCACGGTCAACGACGCGCTGGCCGCCGGGGTGCCGCAGGTGCCGATCCCGCACACCAGCGAGCAGGAGGCCTGGTGCCGCCGCGTCCACGAGCTGGGCGTGGCGACGGCACCGGTGCGGCAGCGTGACCTGACCGCCGACGGGCTGGCCGCGGCGCTGCGCGCGGCCACCCGCGACCAGGCCATGACCGCCGCGGCCGGCCGGCTGGGCAGCCGGATCCAGGCGGAGGACGGCGCCGGCACGGCCGCGCGCGCACTCGAGTCGATGGTGCGCGAACCGGCGCCGGTCCGGTGA
- a CDS encoding condensation domain-containing protein translates to MTGTRENAAEPIAVTGVALALPGATDLDGLHAVLSAGEARVGQPGADRLAAHGERAGRPYLPFGYLDRIDRFDHEFFGLSQREAELTDPHHRLGLQLVYQALEHAGHAPAGLRGSRTAVVFSAPAPDQPAFGETGDPQRILGTLPAAAAARVAYLFDFRGPALVVDTACSGGLASVVIAVRELRAGRAELAVAGGLSVRPVLTPEVERPQLPGLFSPTGMCRPFDADADGTVGGEGGGFAVLKPLAAALADGDRILGVLRGTGMNQNGFRATGMSAPSPQAQAEAITEAWTEAGVDGVDYVECHGSGTPLGDVTEVAGLRLVTDGPLAIGSLKANFGHLDHAAGFAGLVKVLAALRHRTLYPTPHFTTPHPLIEFGDGIEVNPVARPWPAPAGRPRRAGVSSFGLTGTNVHVVVEEAPGSPARTAPVRSAELVTVSAKTPAALGRRLDQLADFAERTTHDLRSVARALNRGFDDHRHRRAFVAEDTGELAASLRAAASAPATPAVAAAPPVTLLFSGDGRITDSAWTRTRADFPDRLDEAAQPVARQWGLAGLLGALGLPEARMAGSGAGNLAIQVLRGRLTRTAAIEQARGRPGSSEVDEAGLARMIRRLVTEHAVAVELGSDGVLSRRIREAAPGLTVVPLLSAGGRRDVLTAIGRLYEAGVDVDWARFHGPGGPRVEVPVTTFDPVSFGHHPKPEPAPLDPAAGAEAVVARLFARLLGAPAVAPQADYFELGGTSLAGIAVLREAEHRFGVRITFADLFRHRTPRELGALIEARRTGQAADPRWAVEPVPRTGHLPLSVNQEQLWYLDQLNPGSPLYNIPVGLRYRGPLDHEVLRHALRAVAARHEILRVRMPAEDGVPGLVADGHGPVLKVADLAGAPEHELRARTAAEASTPFDLATGPLLRVLLIRLGPADHLLMCTWHHIIFDGWTPAVFLRDLSECYAARQEGRPPELPRLAIQYADYASWQRSWLAGPEAETALRFWRGKLAGLTTRELPLDHPRPPVPSHRGELLWSELPAPTAERVREFGRARGVTTFVTLLAVLNTVLHRWSGDEDVVVGAATSGRSNPATHELIGYFNNVLPFRTAVHGCLTFTELLARCATTATEVLDHEEMPFARIVSALNPARELSRHPVFTVAYTHQNTAAHAGPLGAATMTPDRATGFGIAPGTAKFDLTFGVIDQNGGAMHCYLEYALDLFDAATAAQLLELHRAVTEAAITTPDRRLDELVPFPRRVG, encoded by the coding sequence GTGACCGGCACACGGGAGAACGCGGCCGAACCGATCGCCGTCACCGGGGTGGCGCTGGCACTGCCCGGGGCCACCGATCTGGACGGCCTGCACGCCGTGCTCAGCGCCGGGGAGGCTCGCGTCGGCCAGCCGGGCGCGGACCGGCTGGCCGCCCACGGTGAACGGGCCGGGCGGCCGTACCTGCCGTTCGGCTACCTCGACCGGATCGACCGGTTCGACCACGAGTTCTTCGGGCTGTCCCAGCGGGAGGCCGAACTCACCGACCCGCACCACCGGCTCGGCCTGCAGCTGGTGTACCAGGCGCTGGAGCACGCCGGGCACGCCCCGGCCGGGCTGCGTGGTTCCCGTACCGCGGTGGTGTTCAGCGCTCCCGCGCCGGACCAGCCCGCTTTCGGCGAAACCGGCGACCCGCAGCGGATCCTCGGCACGCTGCCCGCGGCCGCGGCCGCGCGCGTGGCGTACCTGTTCGACTTCCGCGGCCCGGCGCTGGTGGTGGACACCGCGTGCAGCGGCGGCCTGGCGTCCGTGGTGATCGCCGTCCGTGAACTGCGCGCCGGGCGGGCCGAGCTGGCCGTGGCCGGTGGGCTGAGCGTCCGGCCGGTCCTCACCCCCGAGGTCGAGCGGCCGCAGTTGCCCGGCCTGTTCTCCCCCACCGGGATGTGCCGCCCGTTCGACGCGGACGCTGACGGCACCGTCGGCGGGGAGGGCGGCGGTTTCGCCGTGCTGAAGCCGCTGGCGGCCGCGCTGGCCGACGGTGACCGCATCCTCGGGGTGCTGCGGGGCACCGGGATGAACCAGAACGGCTTCCGCGCCACCGGGATGAGCGCGCCCAGCCCGCAGGCACAGGCCGAGGCGATCACCGAAGCCTGGACGGAGGCCGGGGTGGACGGGGTGGATTACGTCGAGTGTCACGGCTCCGGCACCCCGCTGGGCGACGTGACCGAGGTCGCCGGGCTGCGCCTGGTCACCGATGGGCCGCTCGCGATCGGCTCGCTCAAGGCCAACTTCGGCCATCTCGACCACGCGGCCGGCTTCGCCGGTCTGGTCAAGGTGCTGGCCGCGCTGCGCCACCGCACGCTCTACCCCACCCCGCACTTCACCACGCCGCACCCCCTGATCGAGTTCGGCGACGGGATCGAGGTGAATCCGGTCGCGCGCCCGTGGCCGGCTCCGGCGGGCAGGCCCCGGCGGGCCGGTGTCAGCTCGTTCGGGCTGACCGGCACCAACGTGCACGTCGTGGTCGAAGAGGCGCCCGGCTCCCCGGCCCGCACCGCCCCCGTTCGTTCCGCCGAGCTGGTCACCGTGTCGGCGAAAACCCCGGCCGCACTGGGACGGCGGCTGGACCAGCTCGCCGATTTCGCCGAGCGCACCACGCACGACCTGCGGTCGGTGGCGCGGGCGCTGAACCGCGGCTTCGACGATCACCGGCACCGGCGGGCCTTTGTCGCCGAAGACACCGGGGAACTGGCCGCGTCGCTGCGTGCGGCGGCGTCGGCCCCGGCTACCCCGGCCGTGGCTGCCGCCCCACCGGTGACCCTGCTGTTCTCCGGTGACGGCCGGATCACCGATTCCGCCTGGACCCGGACGCGAGCGGACTTCCCGGACCGGCTGGACGAGGCCGCCCAGCCGGTCGCCCGCCAGTGGGGGCTGGCCGGGCTGCTGGGCGCGCTCGGCCTGCCGGAGGCGCGGATGGCCGGTTCGGGCGCGGGAAACCTGGCCATCCAGGTGCTCCGTGGGCGGCTGACGCGGACCGCGGCGATCGAGCAGGCCCGCGGGCGCCCGGGTTCCAGCGAGGTCGACGAGGCCGGTCTGGCGCGGATGATCCGGCGGCTGGTCACGGAGCACGCGGTGGCCGTCGAACTGGGCTCGGACGGGGTGCTGTCTCGCCGGATCCGGGAGGCGGCGCCCGGGCTCACGGTGGTGCCGCTGCTGTCCGCGGGCGGGCGCCGGGACGTGCTCACCGCCATCGGCCGGTTGTACGAGGCGGGCGTGGACGTGGACTGGGCTCGGTTCCACGGCCCCGGCGGGCCACGCGTCGAGGTGCCGGTGACCACCTTCGACCCGGTTTCCTTCGGTCACCACCCGAAGCCCGAGCCCGCGCCGCTGGATCCGGCCGCGGGCGCCGAGGCGGTGGTGGCCCGGTTGTTCGCCCGGCTGCTCGGCGCCCCGGCGGTGGCGCCGCAGGCGGACTACTTCGAGCTGGGCGGCACCTCCCTCGCCGGGATCGCCGTGCTGCGGGAGGCCGAGCACCGGTTCGGCGTGCGGATCACCTTCGCCGACCTGTTCCGGCACCGCACCCCGCGGGAACTCGGCGCGCTGATCGAGGCCCGGCGGACCGGGCAGGCGGCGGATCCGCGGTGGGCCGTCGAACCGGTGCCCCGGACCGGGCACCTGCCGTTGTCGGTCAACCAGGAACAGCTGTGGTACCTCGACCAGCTGAATCCCGGCAGCCCGCTCTACAACATCCCGGTCGGCCTGCGGTACCGCGGGCCGCTGGACCACGAGGTCCTGCGGCACGCCCTGCGGGCGGTGGCCGCGCGCCACGAAATCCTGCGCGTCCGCATGCCCGCCGAAGACGGGGTGCCCGGTCTGGTCGCGGACGGCCACGGCCCGGTGCTGAAGGTGGCAGACCTGGCGGGCGCGCCGGAGCACGAACTGCGCGCCCGCACCGCGGCCGAGGCCAGTACCCCGTTCGACCTGGCCACCGGCCCGCTGCTGCGGGTGCTGCTGATCCGGCTGGGACCGGCCGACCACCTGCTGATGTGCACGTGGCACCACATCATCTTCGACGGCTGGACCCCGGCGGTGTTCCTGCGCGACCTCTCGGAGTGCTACGCCGCGCGGCAGGAGGGCCGCCCACCGGAACTCCCCCGGCTGGCGATCCAGTACGCCGACTACGCGTCCTGGCAGCGGTCCTGGCTGGCCGGGCCGGAAGCCGAGACCGCACTGCGCTTCTGGCGCGGGAAACTGGCCGGGCTCACCACCCGGGAGCTGCCGCTCGACCACCCGCGCCCGCCGGTGCCCTCGCACCGGGGTGAGCTGCTCTGGTCCGAACTGCCCGCGCCGACGGCCGAGCGCGTCCGCGAATTCGGCAGGGCCAGGGGTGTCACCACGTTCGTCACCCTGCTCGCCGTGCTCAACACGGTGCTGCACCGGTGGAGCGGCGACGAGGACGTGGTGGTCGGCGCGGCCACCTCGGGCCGGTCGAATCCGGCCACCCACGAACTGATCGGCTACTTCAACAACGTGCTGCCGTTCCGCACCGCGGTGCACGGCTGCCTCACCTTCACCGAACTGCTCGCCCGCTGCGCCACCACCGCCACCGAGGTGCTCGATCACGAGGAGATGCCGTTCGCCAGGATCGTTTCGGCGCTGAACCCGGCACGTGAGTTGTCCCGGCACCCGGTGTTCACCGTCGCCTACACCCACCAGAACACCGCCGCGCACGCCGGCCCGCTCGGCGCGGCCACCATGACACCCGATCGGGCCACCGGGTTCGGCATCGCCCCCGGCACCGCGAAGTTCGACCTCACCTTCGGGGTGATCGACCAGAACGGCGGGGCGATGCACTGCTATCTGGAATACGCTCTCGACCTTTTCGACGCCGCCACGGCGGCACAATTACTGGAATTGCACCGCGCGGTGACCGAAGCGGCGATCACCACCCCGGACCGGCGCCTCGACGAACTCGTGCCCTTTCCACGCCGGGTGGGCTGA
- a CDS encoding NAD-dependent epimerase/dehydratase family protein: MTDVMAKWAGKTVVVTGGLGFLGSHFTEELLAAGAEVVSLHRNDSFGRLQQLRRVPGAERLRPLRVDLLDENELRAAFRFCAPRVDAVFHCAALDGNSEFKVKNSARILDLNLRYTSNLLNCARDCGVGDVVLISSAEIYCTDSPAPITEEDDFRRTMRYSTNGYFLSKVFGEVLAELFRAQFEMNVFLVRPTNVYGPRDGFHGPVNRVIPSMLARIAAGEEIEIWGDGSQVRSFVYVTDMVRATLEMVAADRYRTFNIGSTESVAIVELARTLAEMLGEPERIHLRPDKPAGPSARRLDVGRMTEVISFVPRPLREGLAETVRWYQERQLATSGLAGRV, from the coding sequence ATGACCGACGTGATGGCGAAGTGGGCCGGGAAGACCGTGGTGGTCACCGGCGGGCTCGGGTTCCTCGGTTCGCACTTCACCGAGGAACTGCTCGCCGCCGGCGCCGAAGTGGTGAGCCTGCACCGGAACGACAGTTTCGGGCGCCTCCAGCAGTTGCGGCGGGTGCCCGGCGCCGAGCGGCTGCGGCCGCTGCGGGTGGACCTGCTCGACGAGAACGAACTGCGGGCCGCGTTCCGGTTCTGCGCGCCGCGGGTGGACGCGGTTTTCCACTGCGCCGCGCTGGACGGCAACTCCGAGTTCAAGGTGAAGAACTCCGCGCGCATTCTCGACCTGAACCTGCGGTACACCTCCAACCTGCTCAACTGCGCGCGCGACTGCGGAGTCGGGGACGTGGTGCTGATCAGCTCGGCCGAGATCTACTGCACCGACAGCCCGGCCCCGATCACCGAAGAGGACGACTTCCGGCGGACCATGCGGTACTCGACCAACGGGTACTTCCTGTCGAAGGTGTTCGGCGAGGTGCTGGCCGAGCTGTTCCGCGCGCAGTTCGAGATGAACGTGTTCCTGGTCCGGCCGACCAACGTGTACGGCCCGCGCGACGGGTTCCACGGCCCGGTCAACCGGGTGATCCCGAGCATGCTGGCGCGGATCGCGGCCGGCGAGGAGATCGAGATCTGGGGTGACGGCAGCCAGGTCCGCTCCTTCGTCTACGTGACCGACATGGTGCGCGCGACCCTGGAGATGGTGGCGGCGGACCGGTACCGCACCTTCAACATCGGCAGCACCGAGTCGGTGGCCATCGTGGAGCTGGCCAGGACGCTGGCGGAGATGCTCGGTGAGCCGGAGCGCATCCACCTGCGCCCGGACAAGCCGGCCGGTCCCTCGGCCCGGCGCCTGGACGTGGGCCGCATGACCGAGGTCATCTCCTTCGTGCCACGCCCGCTGCGGGAGGGGCTCGCCGAAACCGTGCGCTGGTACCAGGAACGGCAGCTGGCGACGTCCGGGCTGGCGGGCCGGGTGTGA
- a CDS encoding prolyl oligopeptidase family serine peptidase, whose amino-acid sequence MTELGAAHRDPAPPVDRDPHRWLERTGSAGTQAWLEEQRVRFERHRARWPRGFADRLAELSDTGAAGIPVWAGDRCFTDRRPRGHEHDVVWVTGPGGRARMLLDPAEFGPGATLDAWQPSPEGGLLAFQISLGGTELGTLRVLDVDTGEVVDGPFGRCRTSPVAWLPGGRAFCYVHDGEPAGTREVRLHRIGEPGPDTTVLSGYASYGLSTHRTRLLVTASRGPSQSRDLWIAELPEDGVVTGTRLIRGGLGGRVRTAIDRAGRVYLLSDETAERGRLLRTVTADAPNWEELLPEDAEAVLEDFRLLDAPELARPLLLVFRSLATVAEVVAHDLRTGEPVHRAGLPGAGSVPVISDRPRRADEAFFTYTDYTTPPTVLRYDGHTGAVSAWAAPERHTPDPRIRTWHETCRSADGTEVRLHIVAAGAPGPRPAILYGYGGFGLSQRPGYSPALLAWVQAGGVYAIAQVRGGGENGRSWHHDGRLDRKQRSFDDFHAAAHWLVERGWTTEGQLGLFGVSNGGLLVGAALTQIPGRFAAAVCSAPLLDMVRYERFGLGRLWRGEYGRADDPEQLAWLRAYSPYHRVEETTEYPAVLFTVFDADTRVSPVHAYKMCAALSRARGGPFLLRRELGAGHGRRPASREIELNADCLSFFADRLGLGGGGAGTEGSNTK is encoded by the coding sequence GTGACCGAGCTGGGCGCAGCGCACCGGGACCCGGCGCCGCCGGTGGACCGGGATCCCCACCGCTGGCTGGAACGGACCGGCTCGGCCGGAACCCAGGCGTGGCTGGAAGAACAGCGCGTGCGGTTCGAACGGCACCGCGCTCGGTGGCCGCGCGGGTTCGCGGACCGGCTGGCCGAGCTGTCGGACACCGGGGCCGCCGGCATCCCGGTCTGGGCCGGTGACCGATGTTTCACCGACCGGCGTCCCCGCGGGCACGAACACGATGTGGTGTGGGTGACCGGCCCCGGCGGCCGTGCCCGGATGCTGCTGGATCCGGCGGAATTCGGTCCCGGAGCCACTCTCGACGCCTGGCAGCCGTCCCCGGAGGGCGGGCTGCTCGCGTTCCAGATTTCCCTGGGTGGCACGGAACTGGGCACGCTGCGGGTGCTGGACGTGGACACCGGCGAGGTGGTGGACGGGCCGTTCGGCCGGTGCCGGACCTCCCCGGTCGCCTGGTTGCCCGGCGGCCGCGCGTTCTGCTACGTCCACGACGGCGAACCAGCCGGGACCCGCGAGGTCCGGCTGCACCGGATCGGGGAGCCGGGTCCGGACACCACGGTCCTGTCCGGGTACGCCTCGTACGGCTTGAGCACACACCGAACACGCCTGCTCGTCACCGCTTCCCGTGGCCCCTCCCAGTCCCGGGATCTCTGGATCGCCGAACTGCCGGAGGACGGCGTGGTGACCGGGACGCGCCTGATCCGCGGCGGGCTCGGCGGACGCGTGCGCACCGCCATCGACCGCGCGGGCCGGGTGTACCTGCTGTCCGACGAGACCGCGGAACGCGGCCGGTTGCTCCGGACGGTGACGGCGGATGCCCCGAACTGGGAAGAGTTGCTGCCCGAGGACGCCGAAGCCGTGCTGGAGGATTTCCGGCTGCTGGACGCACCGGAACTGGCCCGGCCGCTGCTGCTGGTGTTCCGCTCGCTGGCGACGGTGGCCGAGGTCGTGGCCCACGATCTGCGCACCGGCGAACCGGTCCACCGGGCCGGGTTGCCCGGCGCCGGTTCGGTGCCGGTCATCTCCGACCGCCCGCGGCGGGCCGACGAGGCTTTCTTCACCTACACCGACTACACCACCCCGCCGACCGTGCTGCGCTACGACGGCCACACCGGCGCGGTGTCGGCCTGGGCCGCGCCGGAGCGCCACACCCCGGACCCCCGGATCCGCACCTGGCACGAAACCTGCCGCTCCGCGGACGGGACCGAGGTCCGCCTCCACATCGTGGCCGCCGGCGCACCCGGGCCCCGGCCCGCCATTCTCTACGGCTACGGCGGTTTCGGCCTGTCCCAGCGCCCCGGGTACTCACCGGCGCTGCTGGCCTGGGTGCAGGCCGGTGGGGTCTACGCCATCGCGCAGGTCCGCGGCGGTGGGGAGAACGGCCGGAGCTGGCACCACGATGGCCGGCTCGACCGCAAGCAGCGGAGTTTCGACGATTTCCACGCGGCCGCGCACTGGCTGGTCGAGCGCGGCTGGACCACCGAGGGCCAGCTGGGCCTGTTCGGGGTGTCCAACGGCGGGCTGCTGGTCGGGGCGGCGCTGACGCAGATCCCCGGCCGGTTCGCCGCCGCGGTGTGCTCGGCGCCGCTGCTGGACATGGTCCGCTACGAGCGGTTCGGGCTCGGGCGGCTCTGGCGGGGCGAGTACGGGCGCGCGGACGACCCGGAGCAGCTGGCCTGGCTGCGTGCCTATTCGCCGTACCACCGGGTCGAGGAGACCACGGAATACCCGGCGGTGCTGTTCACCGTTTTCGACGCCGACACGAGGGTGTCGCCGGTGCACGCGTACAAGATGTGCGCCGCGCTGTCGCGGGCGCGCGGCGGGCCGTTCCTGCTGCGCCGCGAGCTCGGCGCCGGTCACGGACGCCGTCCGGCCAGCCGGGAGATCGAACTGAACGCCGACTGCCTGTCCTTCTTCGCCGACCGCCTCGGGCTCGGCGGAGGGGGAGCGGGGACGGAGGGGAGCAACACGAAGTGA